From the Malus domestica chromosome 17, GDT2T_hap1 genome, one window contains:
- the LOC103404283 gene encoding uncharacterized protein: MEISKPQSFFQDIRFRELHGFRARKRPYVNGLASDFYEIGAIAAEHNGPPMAISFGKTWKSSHIVAMSDEDGYLSLFDTRRKFCASASHQENADKTKVCDWVAHHNTVFDICWIKDDTQIMTASGDQTIKVWDIQEKKCTAVLMGHTGSVKSLCPHPTNPEVIVSGSRDGSFALWDMRCNSSSKNMQGEVSICSTAVVTGAHIVPRAKRVRRGKAVSMSITSVLYLKDEVSIATAGAVDSIVKFWDTRSLKNVVTQTCPQPESTEKERRLHGITSLSQDLNGVFLSASCMDNSIYLYNVLQLQKGPMQAFTGCRIETFFVKSVISPDAAHIVSGSSDGNAYIWQVNKPQEDPVVLKGHDREVTAVEWSQFEVGKMATSSDDFTVRIWNSQKSYSPSTSSPSTVRRRVMAIPSAECRKLLMSESTMHTSKVSGNLCPSDEGLDETNSLNPISMPKMSTPPSQKKQSMSDPDFSKTFEKTPEAASESPSSVLNPPSSLKRKTIRDYFGVPPLNL; this comes from the exons ATGGAGATCTCAAAGCCCCAATCGTTCTTCCAAGACATCAGATTCAGAGAGCTCCACGGATTCagag CTCGGAAGCGGCCGTACGTCAATGGACTAGCATCGGATTTCTACGAAATTGGCGCCATTGCTGCAGAGCACAACGGCCCTCCGATGGCAATCTCGTTCGGCAAG ACTTGGAAAAGCTCACACATCGTTGCCATGTCCGATGAGGATGGGTACTTGAGCCTGTTCGATACACGGCGCAAATTCTGTGCATCTGCATCTCACCAAGAAAATGCAG ATAAAACTAAGGTTTGCGATTGGGTTGCACATCATAACACTGTGTTCGATATCTGTTGGATTAAG GATGATACTCAAATTATGACAGCTTCCGGCGATCAGACT ATCAAGGTATGGGATATTCAGGAAAAGAAATGTACCGCTGTACTGATGGGGCACACAGGAAGTGTGAAATCTCTGTGTCCTCATCCAACTAATCCTG AGGTTATAGTCTCTGGTTCGAGAGATGGCTCCTTTGCTCTTTGGGATATGAGATGTAATTCAAGCTCCAAAAATATGCAGGGGGAGGTTTCTATATG CTCAACTGCAGTGGTTACAGGGGCTCATATTGTTCCACGGGCAAAGCGTGTAAGGCGTGGAAAG GCTGTTTCCATGAGCATCACATCAGTTCTTTATCTTAAGGATGAGGTCTCCATTGCTACCGCCGGAGCTGTGGACAG CATTGTCAAGTTTTGGGATACCAGAAGTTTGAAAAATGTTGTCACACAGACATGCCCTCAACCAGAGTCAACTGAGAAG GAAAGACGATTACACGGTATAACTAGCTTATCCCAAGATTTAAATGGAGTGTTTCTTTCAGCGTCATGCATGGACAACAG CATATATTTGTATAACGTACTTCAGCTACAAAAGGGTCCTATGCAAGCGTTCACCGGATGCCGGATTGAAACATTTTTTGTTAAG TCAGTTATTAGCCCCGATGCTGCTCACATAGTCAGTGGCTCGAGCGATGGAAATGCCTATATTTGGCAG GTAAACAAGCCTCAGGAGGATCCCGTTGTATTGAAAGGCCATGACAGGGAAGTTACAGCAGTAGAGTG GTCCCAGTTTGAGGTCGGGAAGATGGCGACGTCGTCAGATGATTTTACG GTTCGCATTTGGAACTCTCAGAAAAGTTACTCCCCAAGCACAAGCTCACCATCTACCGTTCGAAGAAGAGTTATGGCAATCCCAAGCGCAGAGTGTAGAAAGCTTCTGATGAGTGAATCAACGATGCATACCTCAAAGGTTTCCGGAAATTTGTGTCCGTCAGATGAAGGATTAGACGAAACCAACTCACTAAATCCGATTAGTATGCCCAAAATGAGTACTCCCCCGTCACAGAAGAAACAATCCATGTCGGATCCTGACTTTAGCAAGACCTTCGAGAAGACCCCCGAAGCTGCATCTGAGAGCCCGTCTTCTGTTCTGAACCCTCCCTCCTCCCTAAAAAGGAAAACAATCCGTGATTACTTTGGAGTACCTCCCTTAAACTTGTAG
- the LOC103404284 gene encoding pescadillo homolog, whose amino-acid sequence MVKHPAAPVKHKHYRPAGKKKEGNAARYVTRSQAVKQLQVSLPVFRKLCILKGVFPREPKKKVKGNHHTYYHLKDVSFIQHEPLLERLREIRAYERKVKKADAKKNKERAALLKERRPTYKLDRIILQRYPKFVDALRDIDDCLTMVHLFAALPAIEDRIDVKRIHNCRRLSHEWQAYISRSHKLRKVFVSVKGIYYQAEVKGQKVTWLTPHPLQQVLTDDIDFNIMLDFLEFYEALLAFVNCHLYRSIDVKYPPILDSRLEALAAELYALARYLDANSRSAVLDPQASSLSESGSGENKKIETSVEESELRLAQLQHQLPSNEPGALMHLVKDVSSEDEEDNDTKECKQLFKDMKFFLNREVYRESLLFVIPAFGGTVSWEGDGAPFEEADDSITHQIVDRPMHGRQTLAREYVQPQWVYDCINARIILPTGGYLVGRDPPPHLSPFVDNEAEGYVPDYAETIKKWKSAGEVLPLPGVGQEDLEDPQNLLAEGVIDRAKAKEAVERKKKMMALEKQYHDELNMELQGIQHPSSTSNVGNQNSAKDTTEEVEEFDPDTDRDNMSKMLMSRKKRGVLEAMEKGKKRKKDHVDVIRERKRKLKESQK is encoded by the exons ATGGTCAAGCACCCTGCCGCCCCGGTGAAGCATAAGCATTACAGGCCTGCT ggaaagaaaaaggaaggaaatgCCGCGAGGTACGTCACCAGGTCACAAGCTGTCAAGCAGCTTCAAGTCAGCCTTCCCGTCTTCAG GAAATTGTGTATTCTAAAGGGTGTTTTCCCTCGGGAGCCGAAGAAAAAGGTGAAAGGAAATCACCATACTTATTATCACTTGAAGGATGTTTCTTTCATTCAGCATGAACCGCTACTCGAGCGGTTGAGAGAGATCAGGGCATACGAAAGGAAAGTAAAGAAAGCCGATGCGAAGAAGAACAAGGAGCGCGCTGCTCTTCTGAAAGAGAGAAGACCCACTTACAAATTAGATAGAATTATTTTGCAGAG GTATCCGAAATTTGTTGACGCACTTAGAGATATAGACGACTGCCTCACAATGGTTCACCTCTTTGCAGCCTTACCTGCTATTGAGGATAGAATTGATGTGAAACGCATTCATAACTGTCGGAG GTTGAGTCATGAATGGCAAGCTTATATATCTCGGTCTCATAAATTGCGTAAAGTCTTTGTATCTGTTAAAGGCATATATTATCAG GCCGAAGTTAAGGGGCAAAAAGTCACATGGTTGACCCCTCACCCTTTGCAGCAAGTTTTGACTGATGATATCGACTTCAATATCATGCTTGACTTTTTGGAATTCTATGAg GCTCTTCTTGCCTTTGTGAACTGTCATTTATATCGTTCCATAGATGTGAAGTACCCACCCATTCTTGATTCTCGATTGGAAGCTTTAGCAGCAG AACTTTATGCACTTGCAAGATACCTCGATGCAAATTCTCGGTCCGCTGTATTGGATCCTCAAGCTTCTAGTTTGTCTGAATCTGGGAGTGGTGAGAACAAGAAGATTGAGACTTCGGTTGAAGAGTCTGAACTAAGACTTGCCCAACTTCAACATCAACTGCCTTCAAATGAACCAGGTGCATTAATGCACCTTGTTAAAGATGTTTCTAGCGAGGATGAAGAGGATAATGATACAAAGGAGTGTAAGCAACTCTTCAAGGATATGAAATTTTTCTTGAACCGTGAG GTTTACAGAGAGTCATTGCTTTTCGTCATTCCTGCTTTTGGTGGCACTGTTTCTTGGGAAGGTGATGGGGCTCCATTTGAGGAAGCTGATGACAGTATTACCCATCAG ATTGTTGACAGGCCAATGCATGGTCGTCAGACCCTTGCCAGGGAATACGTTCAACCACAATGGGTTTATGACTGTATAAATGCTCGGATCATTTTGCCTACTGGGGGTTATTTGGTGGGAAG GGATCCTCCCCCACACTTGTCACCATTTGTTGACAATGAGGCAGAAGGTTATGTTCCGGATTATGCTGAGACCATAAAAAAATGGAAGTCTGCTGGTGAAGTCCTCCCCCTGCCAGGAGTGGGAcaagaagatttggaagatccTCAGAATTTACTGGCTGAAGGTGTCATTGACcgagcaaaagcaaaagaagccgtggagagaaagaagaag ATGATGGCTCTTGAGAAGCAGTATCATGACGAATTGAATATGGAGCTTCAGGGCATCCAACATCCATCATCTACCTCGAATGTAGGTAATCAGAACTCTGCCAAGGACACCACCGAGGAGGTGGAAGAGTTTGATCCTGATACTGATCGTGACAATATGTCTAAAATGTTAATGTCCCGTAAGAAAAGGGGCGTGCTTGAAGCTATGGAG AAAGGCAAAAAACGAAAGAAGGACCACGTCGATGTCATCAGGGAACGGAAGAGAAAACTTAAAGAATCCCAAAAGTAA